In Dendropsophus ebraccatus isolate aDenEbr1 chromosome 14, aDenEbr1.pat, whole genome shotgun sequence, the following proteins share a genomic window:
- the TMC6 gene encoding transmembrane channel-like protein 6: MSVTLLDIPELMEDYSPCDDYDDFFGMIGEEENGDLLELQPLFHNTGNRQQTEGGHYNATMRILANMPSRTIGRCRGAMLSEYYNRTVRKRQSKKRPSLYTMERHARPSIRQRDTSAEAEEEHQRLLVSELQKTSGAQRIRLLKSFPLSLRVKRQLRYLTLDGGGTWKGRNTNHCCSRISDHISLATHRCWLSLLSALYAMRPWHVALKQIGGRFGSSVLSYFLFLKTLLGFNIFMSLLCLLFIVTPQAVHPHGSPNPRTFTSLELLTGAGYFTDTIMYQGYYSNFTLNDDCSSRSNTSECARNKSWLPYHMPLAYIFTVGVGFLSTCIILVYRMSCSFGESFRVGFFSGVLALKVFGSWDFKVNRIHSVQRQKENIHMQLKELLSERRPNQHNHDFRKRMQHVCVLVFSWMLCVGSWLGSAVAVHVLSEHLHKDHRERLRTGGEPEVEAMLLPLPLAVSLFNLLLPYMYHALGLWERLDSPILEVYIAICRNLMLKIVILGVLCYHWIIRKAKYMEYKCWETFVGQELYRFVVMDLIFNLLDTLFGELLWRLILQKKLKQKCRTEFDIARNVLELIYGQTLAWLGVLFCPIIPVVQTLKLLLLFYIKKSSLMRNCRSPSKPWRASHMSTAFLTLLCFPSFLGASVFLSYTVWSVKPSESCGPFRSLNSMYEAGKFYVKQLEESNPRLSWVSWIHYYLWENTFFIYLSAGILLIVIYFHIQIVNGQRRVIQLLKEQIANEGKDKRFLINRLHSVFDKKSRATQSKPNIGNKR; this comes from the exons ATGTCTGTCACCCTGCTGGACATTCCTGAGCTCATGGAGGACTACAG TCCTTGCGATGACTACGATGACTTCTTTGGTATGATTGGGGAGGAGGAGAATGGAGACTTACTGGAACTTCAGCCGCTCTTCCACAATACAG GGAACAGACAACAGACAGAGGGCGGCCACTACAATGCCACCATGAGAATCCTTGCTAATATGCCAAGTCGTACTATTG GGCGCTGTAGAGGGGCCATGCTGTCTGAGTATTATAACCGCACAGTGAGGAAGCGACAGTCTAAGAAGCGGCCATCTTTATACACTATGGAGCGCCATGCTAGACCCAGCATAAGGCAGAGAGACACATCTGCAGAAGCAGAAGAAG AACATCAAAGATTATTGGTGTCAGAACTGCAGAAAACTTCAGGAGCCCAACGTATCCGACTGCTTAAGAGCTTCCCACTGAGTCTTCGTGTGAAAAGACAGCTAAG GTACCTGACATTGGATGGCGGTGGAACTTGGAAAGGGAGAAATACTAATCATTGCTGCAGCCGTATATCAGATCACATCAGTCTG GCTACACATAGATGCTGGCTTTCGTTGCTTTCGGCACTTTATGCTATGCGACCCTGGCATGTGGCCCTGAAGCAGATTGGGGGAAGATTTGGATCCAGTGTTCTTTCCTATTTTCTCTTCTTGAAAACTCTGTTGGGGTTTAACATCTTCATGAGCCTTTTGTGCCTGTTGTTCATTGTTACTCCACAGGCTGTGCATCCTCATGGGTCACCGAACCCACGAACCTTTACTAGTCTGGAGCTTCTCACAGGAGCG GGTTATTTTACAGATACTATAATGTATCAAGGTTATTATAGTAACTTTACGTTAAATGATGACTGTTCCTCAAGGTCCAATACTTCCGAGTGTGCAAGGAACAAGTCCTGGCTTCCATATCACATGCCCCTGGCGTATATTTTCACTGTGGGAGTTGGTTTCCTGAGtacatgtattatactggtgtacag GATGTCCTGTTCATTTGGTGAAAGTTTCAGAGTGGGATTTTTCTCTGGTGTTTTGGCTCTAAAGGTTTTTGGCTCCTGGGATTTCAAAGTTAACAGAATCCATAGTGTGCAGAGACAGAAGGAGAATATTCACATGCAGCTGAAG GAGTTACTGAGCGAACGTCGTCCGAATCAGCATAACCATGACTTCAGGAAGCGGATGCAGCATGTGTGTGTCTTGGTCTTCTCGTGGATGTTGTGTGTGGGCAGCTGGCTGGGGTCTGCCGTGGCAGTGCATGTCCTTTCAGAACACCTACATAAG GATCATCGAGAACGACTAAGAACAGGAGGCGAGCCAGAGGTAGAGGCCATGCTGTTACCACTGCCATTGGCTGTGTCTCTATTTAACCTGCTACTACCGTACATGTATCATGCTCTGGGGCTCTGGGAGAGGCTGGACTCCCCCATTCTAGAAGTCTACATTGCTATTTGCAG AAATCTTATGCTGAAGATTGTCATCCTTGGAGTGCTGTGCTATCATTGGATAATAAGAAAAGCAAAATACATGGAGTATAAG TGCTGGGAGACCTTTGTCGGACAGGAACTGTATCGCTTTGTGGTAATGGACCTGATTTTCAATCTGCTGGACACTCTGTTTGGAGAGCTCCTCTGGAG GTTAATCCTTCAAAAGAAACTCAAACAGAAATGCCGGACAGAGTTTGACATTGCTCGAAATGTATTGGAGCTCATCTACGGACAGACGCTAGCATG GTTGGGTGTTCTGTTTTGTCCTATTATCCCAGTTGTGCAGACCTTGAAGTTGCTTCTGTTGTTCTACATAAAGAAG tccagTTTGATGAGAAACTGTCGTTCCCCAAGCAAACCCTGGAGGGCATCACACATGAGCACAGCATTCCTCACACTCCTGTGCTTTCCCTCCTTCTTAGGAGCGTCAGTGTTCCTGTCCTACACCGTCTGGTC TGTGAAGCCCTCAGAGTCTTGTGGTCCATTCCGCTCACTAAACTCTATGTATGAAGCTGGGAAGTTTTACGTCAAGCAGCTGGAAGAGTCCAATCCTCGGCTTAGTTGGGTCAGCTGGATTCATTATTACCTTTGGGAAAATACATTCTTCATTTACCTGTCAGCTggaatcctgct GATTGTAATATACTTCCACATCCAGATAGTCAATGGACAGAGAAGAGTCATACAGTTACTAAAGGAGCAGATTGCAAAT GAAGGAAAAGACAAACGGTTCCTCATTAATAGACTGCATTCAGTTTTTGACAAGAAGAGCAGAGCAACACAGTCAAAG